Below is a window of Prionailurus viverrinus isolate Anna chromosome A1, UM_Priviv_1.0, whole genome shotgun sequence DNA.
TGGTCAAATTGATCTGAAATACTATGGATTAAATAACCTTGACTGAACCCAGGACTTCTCAAACAAACCTAACCATGGAATTCTTTTGTCACATAATACTAGTGTTCCATGAAACAAATACTTTAGGAAACAAAGTCCAAAATATTTGAAACCAGGTTATCCATGGGCAAACATATTTACTCAAGCTTTCACTGGTCCAGATGATTAAATACTCTAGCTTGGGATTAAAGAGATTTTTCTGTTTATGCTCCAAACAAGTTTTCATTCAACCATCTTGGAATAATAAATATGTCTGGGACATGCAAAACTGAGATGGAGCTCTGATTGGGGATTTTAAGTTCAGGTGACACCTGACACTTCTCTGTTTCTAATCAGGCAGCAGTGAAGGCCGTGGTGGCCTCTTCCCGGCTGGGAAGCgccagcagcagccacagcagcatCCAAGAGAGCCAGAAGGCCGGCCAGGCACCTTCTTCGATTCAGGATGGCAGTGAAGATGTTAAAGCTATCTCAGAAGGAGAGGAAGTTCAAGGAAGTGGGGCCCCAGTGGCAGTTGAGCGGGCAGAGGCTGAGCTGATGAAGGTACAGGCCGTAGAAGAAGTTAAAGATGCTGATATAAGTGCTGCCAAGGCCGCCAGTGCGGTGCCCAAAGCACTAGAAGATGGGACAAAGGTGGCTGACCTGGAAATCGAGGAGGGCCTAGTAGAGGAGAAGCTGAAGACCTCGGAGGAAGCAGCAGCCTCCAAACAAGAGCAAGAAAACCCAGCTGTGGTATTTGGAGCTCAGCAGAATGATGTGATCCTGCCAGAGTACTGATTTGGCTTCTTTCCAGTCGGGAGGCCAAATGCGGGCACTTTGTATGTTTTGTCCTTCAGCAAGGAAGATGTGGAAGCATGATCTGCATTATAGTGATTCTGTTTTTTGAGgtgcaaaaaaaaatacatatatatcagttGGTAATCCTAACTTCATGCATGTGACTGCTTTATGAAAAAATAGTGTCTTCTGTGGTATGTAATGGATACCTAATGCTGATGagttaaatttgaaattttgagtaaacaacatacattttaaaaacatacattttcaggGACCAGTAGCGTACATTTGAAGTAACTAGTAACACATTGTTTTTGCTTTGAAAACCTAGCCATCATACATCCTTTGGATTTCTTCACAAGGCAGTAATTCCTTTGGACTGTTGCTCAATATTAGGTAATGCTAGAAGACATGTTCCCATGGCATTCACATTATACTTTTCAGTGTGTTCAAACTGTTTACAAGGAGATGGTTATAGGGTGCAGTTTTATGGTACATATAAAAAATCCCACTTACAATGGTAAGAAGTTGAAGGATACTTAAGGGCCATGAAACAAAATGCCCTTAAAGCTTGTATAGCAAATGCTTTCTAATTTTGTCCTTATTTATACACACTATATTACTAATAACCAAAAATGTTCTATCACAAAATTCTGCCATTTTACAATCCTGGAGAAAGTATTTTACAGACTCCTGCTGAGAGATATATCCCTTCCTTCCCATGCTAATACAGTTTCTTTCTCATGGACAACACTTAAGGTAGGCTAAAGAAactgagggaagagaaggagctaAGGCCTAGACCTAAACTAACAAAGGTTGACTGCTTGTCATTTTCAGATACAATTGGATTTATTCATGAGTTTGTACAACTTTAAAGACCGTGACATTTTTATGAATAAACTCTGTATTTACCGAGtttcaaatattcagaaaaatctaCCCCACAGGCTGGTGCCAAAATGTCTGAATAGAGtgagaataatattccattataagaTCATCCACTTTACTAGAGTAAGGAAACTTTGGTTTATGAAAGTCCTTTTTCCCTTCAGTTGATGATGAACTAGATATATTGCTTATGAACTAAAGATATTTCAGAAAATCTGGTATATCTTTTTCTCATACTTGGAATAGAAGTGCCCACATCTTACAATGTAGTTTTTTAGTTTCCATGCCAAGAAATTTAGGACAGTGCAACGTTTTATttgccttaaaaaacaaaaacaaaaacaaaaagaaacaaagaaaaagcactGATTTCAAATCAGACTCACAAGAAGCTGTAACATTAGAC
It encodes the following:
- the CAMK4 gene encoding calcium/calmodulin-dependent protein kinase type IV isoform X2 is translated as MKTVCGTPGYCAPEILRGCAYGPEVDMWSVGIITYILLCGFEPFYDERGDQFMFRRILNCEYYFISPWWDEVSLNAKDLVRKLIVLDPKKRLTTFQALQHPWVTGKAANFVHMDTAQKKLQEFNARRKLKAAVKAVVASSRLGSASSSHSSIQESQKAGQAPSSIQDGSEDVKAISEGEEVQGSGAPVAVERAEAELMKVQAVEEVKDADISAAKAASAVPKALEDGTKVADLEIEEGLVEEKLKTSEEAAASKQEQENPAVVFGAQQNDVILPEY